A single Cherax quadricarinatus isolate ZL_2023a chromosome 4, ASM3850222v1, whole genome shotgun sequence DNA region contains:
- the LOC128684326 gene encoding uncharacterized protein: MASGSRCCFSPVVVVVVIVVASSVQSSPETSVAGDDAAAKSLTPPAAGMVISLEGNNTETVKTLAITSVERGNTKGNTRGNTRGNTRGNTRGNTRDTILEAETMTPVEGGHQKTKTLKTEKITPVNRGFREARTLKPETVTGVEGNTGKAEKLKPLKTTPVEEAETVKPSKNEEGEKVKPVTKGMSKSQVQTYYTTTSGFGGEMLRDVMWGLGQIFSFVDVVNENQEPENQGNSTGMQWLRFFNEVNLILIEWNQYFNNVSEIMHEQQVSAFEDLLNSMFSTDNVPLSNDTTINDAHVTLTTISFNPLGQLLHILGSLTGFYTIKDWWHRVQYDYNRFVDKEIVKQELPELQNSTNLPDGVLVIAPYDPFSVGVNTFIKMAYTLIFWYAYLPNSGIENIFSTAPIVIPGIGGGGGGGGGGGGGGGGGGGGGGGGGGGGGGGGGGGDGDGDGEGEEGEGDVDPEGEGVGEGGDGGGGGGGGGGGGGGGGGGGGGGEGDDYGEGDYGEGDYGEGDYGEGDYGARDYGDGDYGVEEAADEAAAEGTEISPQHAYLPYGYRSHQQHQQHHHQQHQQPYKEDSYTFYTSHDGTLYTYNTIPTIRRDHHNKHRAKNRSHTTKDTHKNAATIRERSDDPPRSSPSLDYIYGNTYGHGVGGPHVVASLGSAHMTGRRK; encoded by the exons ATGGCCTCTGGGAGTCGTTGCTGCTTCTCCCCGGTCGTAGTGGTCGTCGTTATCGTCGTCGCCTCGTCTGTTCAGTCGTCCCCGGAGACCTCAGTGGCAGGAGATGATGCAGCAGCTAAGTCTCTCACTCCTCCTGCGGCGGGGATGGTGATCTCCCTTGAAGGAAACAACACAGAGACGGTGAAGACTCTGGCGATAACCTCTGTTGAAAGAGGCAACACAAAAGGCAACACAAGAGGTAACACAAGAGGTAACACAAGAGGCAACACAAGAGGCAACACAAGAGATACGATATTGGAAGCCGAGACGATGACCCCCGTTGAAGGAGGTCATCAAAAGACTAAAACACTGAAGACTGAAAAAATAACCCCCGTTAACAGAGGCTTCCGAGAAGCTAGGACACTGAAGCCTGAAACGGTTACCGGCGTGGAAGGAAACACTGGCAAAGCTGAAAAACTGAAGCCTCTGAAAACGACCCCCGTTGAAGAAGCCGAGACAGTAAAGCCTTCGAAGAATGAAGAGGGCGAGAAGGTGAAGCCTGTCACGAAGGGGATGTCAAAGTCACAGGTACAAACGTACTATACAACGACGTCTGGCTTCGGAGGAGAGATGCTGAGGGACGTCATGTGGGGACTTGGGCAAATCTTTAGCTTCGTCGATGTGGTGAACGAGAACCAGGAGCCGGAGAACCAAGGCAACAGTACTGGGATGCAGTGGCTCCGGTTCTTCAACGAGGTGAACCTTATCCTGATAGAGTGGAACCAATACTTCAACAACGTCAGTGAGATCATGCATGAGCAGCAAGTTTCCGCGTTTGAGGATTTGTTAAATTCCATGTTCAGCACTGACAATGTTCCTCTTAGTAACGACACCACCATCAATGATGCCCACgttactctcaccaccatcagtTTCAACCCGCTAGGCCAGCTGCTGCACATCCTAGGCTCCCTGACTGGCTTCTACACCATCAAGGACTGGTGGCACAGGGTACAGTACGACTACAATCGCTTCGTCGACAAAGAAATCGTGAAACAGGAGTTGCCAGAGCTGCAGAACTCAACCAATCTGCCCGACGGTGTCCTGGTTATCGCTCCCTACGATCCATTCTCTGTGGGAGTCAACACCTTCATTAAGATGGCCTACACGTTGATCTTCT GGTACGCCTATCTACCCAACTCAGGCATAGAGAACATCTTCTCTACAGCGCCTATAGTTATTCCTGGCATAGGTGGAGGCGGTGGAGGCGGCGGAGGTGGAGGCGGCggaggcggcggtggtggtggtggtggcggcggcggcggcggcggcggcggcggcggcggcggcggcggcgacggtgACGGCGatggagagggggaagagggcGAGGGAGATGTTGATCCTGAGGGAgaaggagtgggcgaaggtggagatggaggtggaggtggaggtgggggcGGAGgcggggggggaggtgggggaggaggtgggggcGGAGGTGAGGGAGATGACTATGGGGAGGGAGACTATGGGGAGGGAGACTATGGGGAGGGAGATTATGGGGAGGGAGACTATGGGGCAAGAGACTACGGTGATGGAGACTATGGTGTAGAGGAGGCTGCTGACGAGGCCGCTGCAGAAGGCACGGAGATAAGTCCCCAACATGCTTACCTTCCATATGGTTACAGatctcaccagcagcatcagcaacatcatcatcagcaacatcagcagccaTACAAGGAAGACTCATATACTTTCTACACCTCCCACGACGGCACACTCTACACCTAcaacaccatccccaccatcaggAGAGACCACCACAACAAACATAGAGCCAAGAACCGCAGCCACACCACCAAGGACACGCACAAGAACGCCGCAACTATCCGTGAACGTAGTGACGACCCTCCCAGGTCGTCTCCGAGCTTGGACTACATCTACGGCAACACTTACGGTCACGGAGTGGGAGGACCTCACGTAGTGGCCTCCCTCGGTAGTGCACACATGACAGGCAGAAGGAAGTAG